One genomic segment of Gossypium arboreum isolate Shixiya-1 chromosome 3, ASM2569848v2, whole genome shotgun sequence includes these proteins:
- the LOC108481371 gene encoding protein GAMETE EXPRESSED 2, whose protein sequence is MAAKFHFILISTLTLLLASAADEATVPMFAFSWLDDKDTFKAGETATIKIKVLGNFDSKGNASLDRTAFKPLITVNGKTGNSSYISGVFLDIDGDPSTWQIVFIPILAGIFNVILNDDPFKVMDSSLHFTVESGPIYPSASVASWLGFLNEFEAGSKAPVLILPKDAFGNNVTSIDEELSSYNISVTALHENGSIACLLNITSTAWNEFGYIIVEFIAVKAGKFLLNIQGANQTLNGSPLPFKVNPGPLDVSNCIAKWKFEFNAWQIFSKMEILIYQQDQYGNLVPGLSEFDADVIESDTNLSIPVRDLQFEEVEPGVQLFSFSMSKAGNFLLTISDMKHNKNISYMPYAYTVFVGYCDGFKSIINGTGLNTSVAGEQAEFSVYLRDAFEYPSPVEVERLRVEIRSETYSISVSPTIYPTQISNGMHVQTKFTYILRPPGSLNVWATAFNVMYTPQKRGIYKIHIFCGNIILNGGSPFTKEVKPGEVNISVSGVVKFSPKAPKLVRNEIVVRLLDSFSNLVMSENSKLSLVLTSVNKPGFSNWMFVDNNDGSYIGHYLAMEVGTYEMCVLFEGKHFSPCPFTVNVYGSEYFPKAYDDKISLWEDESILFDVLENDYFAGANASVVEFSKPIHGSLLQYGRLFRYTPYKDYFGNDSFRYTILDINGDLATATVKISVLTIPPQFVSFPSQLQAIEDLISPRFGGYNGFELKYSDPMENISVILSAKHGTIFLSPMSMQFWQPIWSEFCVTKGDEKGTNLSIEGRLEVINFALQSIQYLGNGNFSGNDTLRVSARNRNGVNDLDVQVVVDPINDPPYVNVPEFIVLNNTRGESLLFDTETDQFQFSIGDPDILNFPGDEPGFDLALSMEVSDGFLLATLPAALMSSTELKLKYSYQWQPLQTYVTISKQFMVKAMGIRFRASLNDCSTVMQQLSYHGGGHGSAVLTVKLSDLGHHGCYSDCVDRVTKALVAEATVNLIRRKPMSSLAVHALETVIVIEFLLLLSLGFMIVFFTCKCAILLVKEKRRENPFNSELSRHQNIQTEPVSKTSMPFQQSRDIL, encoded by the exons ATGGCGGCCAAATTTcacttcattttaatttcaaccCTCACATTACTCTTAGCTTCTGCTGCAG ATGAAGCAACAGTACCAATGTTTGCATTCAGTTGGTTGGATGACAAGGATACATTCAAAGCTGGGGAAACTGCTACAATCAAAATCAAAGTTCTGGGAAATTTTGATAGTAAAGGAAACGCTTCACTtgatagaactgcttttaagccTTTAATTACAGTGAATGGGAAGACAGGGAATAGTTCTTATATATCTGGTGTTTTTCTAGACATTGATGGTGATCCTAGTACTTGGCAAATTGTTTTTATCCCAATTCTTGCTGGCATATTTAATGTGATCCTCAATGATGACCCTTTCAAAGTCATGGATTCATCTCTCCATTTCACTGTTGAATCAG GGCCAATATACCCTTCCGCTAGTGTTGCTTCATGGTTAGGGTTCTTGAATGAATTTGAAGCTGGTTCAAAGGCTCCAGTTTTGATTCTTCCtaaagatgcatttggcaataATGTAACTTCAATTGATGAAGAACTGAGTTCTTATAACATCTCAGTGACTGCTCTCCATGAAAATGGTTCCATTGCATGTTTGCTGAACATTACATCCACGGCCTGGAATGAATTTGGTTATATCATAGTGGAGTTTATAGCCGTTAAAGCAGGAAAGTTCTTATTGAACATCCAAGGGGCAAACCAGACCTTGAATGGCTCTCCATTACCATTCAAGGTAAATCCAG GACCTTTAGATGTCTCCAATTGTATAGCCAAGTGGAAATTTGAATTCAATGCATGGCAAATCTTTTCCAAGATGGAAATACTTATCTACCAACAAGATCAATATGGGAACCTTGTTCCAGGCTTGTCCGAATTCGACGCTGATGTTATCGAGAGCGATACGAATTTGTCTATACCTGTAAGGGATTTGCAGTTCGAAGAAGTAGAACCAGGGGTTCAGCTGTTTTCTTTCAGCATGTCTAAAGCAGGGAACTTCTTGCTCACCATTTCTGATATGAAGCACAACAAAAACATTTCCTATATGCCATATGCATATACCGTCTTTGTAG GTTATTGCGATGGATTCAAGAGTATCATCAATGGGACTGGTTTAAATACTTCTGTTGCTGGGGAACAAGCAGAGTTTTCGGTTTATTTACGTGATGCCTTCGAATATCCCTCCCCAGTGGAAGTAGAAAGACTTCGAGTAGAAATCAGAAGTGAAACCTATTCCATATCGGTATCACCTACTATATATCCTACACAGATCAGTAATGGTATGCatgttcaaacaaaatttacctacattttg CGTCCTCCTGGAAGCTTGAATGTTTGGGCAACTGCATTCAATGTCATGTATACTCCTCAGAAGAGAGGGAtctataaaattcatatattctgCGGAAATATAATCCTAAATGGCGGCAGTCCATTCACAAAGGAAGTAAAACCAG GTGAGGTTAATATATCAGTCTCAGGAGTAGTGAAATTTTCTCCCAAGGCACCAAAGCTGGTTAGAAATGAAATAGTAGTACGGCTGCTGGATTCATTTTCCAACCTTGTCATGTCCGAAAATTCGAAGCTAAGTCTAGTGCTTACTTCGGTTAATAAGCCAGGTTTCTCAAACTGGATGTTTGTGGATAACAATGATGGTTCATACATAGGTCACTATCTTGCCATGGAAGTAGGAACTTACGAGATGTGTGTATTGTTCGAAGGAAAGCATTTCTCGCCCTGCCCTTTCACTGTCAACGTGTACGGAA GTGAATATTTTCCTAAAGCATATGATGATAAAATCTCACTTTGGGAGGATGAATCAATTTTGTTCGATGTATTGGAAAATGATTACTTTGCCGGTGCCAACGCAAGTGTTGTCGAATTCTCGAAA CCAATTCATGGTTCACTTCTACAATATGGAAGGCTATTCAGATATACACCATATAAAGACTATTTTGGGAATGATTCTTTCCGATATACAATATTGGACATTAATGGTGACCTTGCTACTGCTACTGTCAAAATATCTGTACTCACCATTCCACCACAGTTTGTTTCTTTTCCAAGTCAATTGCAGGCAATTGAAGATCTAATAAGTCCGAGATTCGG TGGTTACAATGGATTTGAACTGAAATATTCAGATCCAATGGAGAATATCTCTGTCATTCTCAGTGCTAAGCATGGAACAATATTTCTATCACCTATGTCAATGCAGTTTTGGCAGCCAATATGGAGTGAATTTTGTGTGACTAAAGGTGACGAGAAAGGTACCAATTTGAGCATTGAAGGACGTTTAGAAGTAATCAATTTCGCCCTTCAATCGATTCAATATCTTGG GAACGGGAACTTTTCTGGAAACGATACCCTTCGAGTTTCGGCCAGGAATAGAAATGGAGTCAATGACTTGGATGTACAAGTTGTAGTGGATCCCATTAATGATCCTCCATATGTTAATGTTCCTGAATTCATCGTGTTGAATAACACTCGGGGTGAATCTTTGTTGTTCGACACAGAAACAGACCAGTTTCAGTTCTCCATTGGTGATCCAGATATTCTTAACTTCCCTG GGGATGAGCCCGGCTTTGACTTGGCGCTTTCAATGGAAGTGAGTGATGGGTTTTTGCTAGCAACGCTACCAGCTGCCCTTATGAGTTCAACCGAACTGAAGCTGAAGTACAGTTATCAATGGCAACCGCTTCAAACATATGTTACCATATCAAAACAGTTCATGGTCAAAGCCATGGGAATAAGATTCCGAGCATCGCTCAACGATTGCAGTACTGTCATGCAACAATTATCCTACCAT GGTGGCGGACATGGCAGTGCGGTTTTAACAGTGAAATTAAGCGATTTAGGCCACCATGGATGTTATTCAGATTGTGTTGATAGGGTAACAAAGGCTTTGGTCGCTGAGGCTACTGTAAATCTGATCAGAAGGAAACCAATGAGCTCATTGGCAGTTCATG CTCTTGAAACAGTCATAGTGATTGAATTTCTTTTGCTACTTTCACTTGGATTCATGATTGTGTTCTTCACATGCAAATGTGCAATTCTGCTTGTGAAAGAGAAAAGGAGAGAAAATCCCTTTAATTCTGAGCTATCAAGACATCAAAATATCCAGACAGAACCTGTAAGTAAAACAAGCATGCCATTTCAACAATCTAGAGATATCTTGTAA